From the genome of Cellvibrio japonicus Ueda107, one region includes:
- the bcp gene encoding thioredoxin-dependent thiol peroxidase: MSFPTIGKAAPAFSLKNQFGETVSLSQFKGKKQVVLYFYPKASTPGCTTQACGIRDTHTEFDALDTVVLGVSPDNPAKLKKFDEKYQLNFSLLADEDHSIAEAYGVWGLKKFMGREFMGILRTTFVIDKQGKVRQVIDKVNTKTHDQDLLDILRAGM, encoded by the coding sequence ATGAGTTTTCCAACTATTGGCAAGGCGGCTCCCGCATTCAGTTTGAAGAACCAATTTGGCGAGACAGTTAGCCTCAGTCAATTTAAAGGTAAAAAACAGGTTGTTTTATACTTTTATCCGAAGGCCTCTACCCCTGGATGTACAACTCAGGCCTGTGGTATCCGCGATACACACACAGAGTTTGATGCATTGGATACTGTAGTGCTTGGTGTGAGCCCTGATAATCCGGCCAAGCTAAAGAAGTTTGATGAAAAATATCAATTAAATTTTTCTTTGCTTGCCGATGAAGATCATTCAATAGCGGAAGCCTACGGTGTGTGGGGGCTGAAAAAATTTATGGGTAGAGAATTTATGGGAATTCTCCGCACAACCTTCGTCATTGATAAACAAGGCAAGGTCAGACAGGTTATTGATAAAGTAAATACCAAGACACATGATCAGGATTTGTTGGATATTTTGCGGGCTGGCATGTAA
- a CDS encoding helix-turn-helix domain-containing protein: MIQLQRIYRNRDNESENSFEGSEIRSYEEYLAMAEIPRYEGVSARVIDALKQRVGRDDLSIDKIAEDIKLSKRTLQRRLQQQQANFAQLRDILRFHYAIKYLIDEHMSVDTVSKALDFSDRTSFTNAFKRWTGLSPSVFRKLFRDYA, translated from the coding sequence ATGATCCAATTGCAACGCATTTATCGCAATAGAGATAACGAATCTGAAAACTCTTTTGAGGGATCTGAAATCAGGTCTTACGAAGAGTACCTGGCGATGGCAGAAATCCCTCGTTATGAGGGGGTGTCAGCCAGAGTGATCGATGCTCTGAAGCAGCGTGTGGGTCGAGATGATCTATCTATTGATAAAATCGCAGAGGATATCAAGTTATCCAAGCGGACCCTGCAACGTCGGTTACAACAGCAGCAAGCTAACTTTGCGCAGCTGCGGGATATCCTGCGCTTTCACTATGCCATCAAGTATCTGATTGATGAACATATGAGCGTGGATACTGTATCCAAGGCTCTGGACTTTTCGGATAGAACCAGTTTTACCAACGCCTTCAAGCGCTGGACAGGTTTGTCTCCCAGTGTCTTCCGCAAGTTGTTCCGCGATTACGCTTAG